A genomic stretch from Oreochromis aureus strain Israel breed Guangdong linkage group 17, ZZ_aureus, whole genome shotgun sequence includes:
- the cradd gene encoding death domain-containing protein CRADD, with amino-acid sequence MDPAHRAVLRKHRLELSGQLLVSDTIVPFLYQEEILTDAQVEDIESRSTERQKTLRLLDLLPSRGPRAFQSFLLSLQDFSWVRDRLLQELQTPPEPGPTDACRLPESVLQRVPSDRELSKLALRLGAEWESVLLDLGLSAEALFRCRFDHSLSSQVAALAGLVQWRRAEGKRATVERLLQSLQSAGIHSAVLEDVLNISS; translated from the exons ATGGACCCGGCGCACAGAGCCGTCCTCCGAAAACACCGGCTGGAGCTGTCCGGCCAGCTACTGGTCAGCGACACCATCGTTCCGTTTCTGTACCAGGAGGAGATTTTAACGGACGCGCAGGTGGAGGACATCGAGTCCCGGTCCACGGAGAGACAGAAGACCCTCAGGCTCCTGGACCTCTTGCCAAGCCGCGGGCCCCGGGCCTTCCAGTCCTTCCTGCTGTCCCTGCAGGACTTCAGCTGGGTCCGGGACCGACTGCTGCAGGAGCTCCAGACCCCACCTGAACCCGGACCCACAG ACGCCTGTCGGCTCCCGGAATCGGTTCTACAGCGGGTTCCCTCAGATCGGGAGTTGTCCAAGCTGGCGTTGCGGCTCGGTGCCGAGTGGGAGTCAGTACTATTGGATCTGGGTCTGTCGGCAGAGGCGCTGTTTCGATGCCGGTTCGATCACAGCCTCAGTTCTCAGGTGGCGGCGCTCGCTGGGCTGGTTCAGTGGAGGCGGGCTGAAGGGAAGCGAGCGACAGTGGAGAGGCTACTGCAGAGTCTGCAGAGCGCTGGCATCCATTCAGCGGTCCTGGAGGACGTTCTGAACATTTCTTCATAA